From the genome of Ahaetulla prasina isolate Xishuangbanna chromosome 15, ASM2864084v1, whole genome shotgun sequence, one region includes:
- the ANAPC5 gene encoding anaphase-promoting complex subunit 5 isoform X2 translates to MASVHESLYFNPMMTNGVVHANVFGIKDWVTPYKMALLVLIRELGRSGPQLSLLERRRLNRLLLPLLQGPDMTLSRLIQAINECCPEIANSVQTRIKLMAEGELKDMEQFFDNLSDSFSGTEPEVHKTSVVGLFLRHMILAYNKLSFSQVYKLYTALQQYFQNDAKKGRGDESEMELTRGGEPDEEMEKEELDGPFREEEISCNGPLSQKQAEYFLSQQASLLKNDETKALSPASLQKELNNLLKFNPDFAEAHYLSYLNSLRVQDVFSSTHSLLHYFDRLILTGAESKSNGDDGYGRSLRYAALNLAALHCRFGHYHQAEMALQEAIRIAQESNDHVCLQHCLSWLHILEQKRSDSCILLEHSVKKAVYFGLPYLASLGIQSLVQQRALAGKTANKLMDALKDSDLLHWKHSLSELIDISIAQKTAIWRLYGRSTMALQQAQMLLSMNSLEAVNVGVQQNNTESFAVVLCHLAELHAEQGYFTAASEILKHLKERFPTNSQHAQLWMLFDQKIQFDRAMNDGRYHVADSLVAGITALNTCEGVYSVLLSIAELYWQSLCHTIALPILLQALALAREYRLQYLASETILNLAFAQLILGIPEQALSILHMAIEPILAHGAVLDKGTAMFLVAKCQVASAASYDPAKKAEALEAAILNLNEAKTYFAKVDCKEQLRDVLYLQARLFHSLGKTQERNQCAMLFRQLHLEFPARGVPLISTFK, encoded by the exons GGTCCTGATATGACACTGTCTCGTTTGATCCAAGCTATTAATGAATGCTGCCCCGAAATAGCAAATTCTGTTCAAACAAG GATTAAGCTGATGGCAGAAGGTGAATTGAAAGATATGGAACAATTTTTCGATAATCTTTCAGACTCATTCAGTGGAACGGAACCAGAAGTTCACAAAACCAGTGTTGTAG GCTTGTTTCTGCGCCACATGATCCTGGCTTATAATAAGCTCTCATTCAGCCAAGTCTACAAGCTTTACACGGCTCTCCAGCAGTACTTCCAAAATGACGCGAAGAAAGGCAGGGGTGATGAGAGCGAAATGGAGCTGACACGTGGCGGAGAACCGGAtgaggaaatggagaaagaagaacTTGACGGACCATTCag GGAGGAAGAGATATCTTGCAATGGGCCCCTCTCACAAAAGCAAGCAGAATACTTCCTCTCCCAACAG GCGTCTCTGTTGAAAAATGATGAGACCAAAGCACTTTCTCCAGCATCTTTACAAAAGGAGTTGAACAACTTGTTAAAATTTAACCCGGATTTTGCTGAAGCG CATTACCTGAGCTACTTAAACAGCCTGCGAGTCCAAGACGTCTTCAGCTCGACACACAGCCTCCTTCACTACTTCGACCGCTTGATTCTCACCGGGGCAGAAAGCAAAAGCAACGGGGACGATGGTTATGGGCGAAGCCTCAGATACGCTGCTCTTAATTTGGCTGCGCTGCACTGCCGCTTCGGTCACTA CCACCAGGCTGAGATGGCCTTGCAGGAAGCCATCCGGATTGCCCAGGAATCTAACGATCACGTCTGCCTCCAGCATTGCTTG agtTGGCTGCACATCCTAGAACAGAAAAGATCGGATAGCTGCATACTTCTAGAGCATTCTGTGAAGAAAGCTGTATATTTTGGATTACCA TATTTAGCCTCTCTGGGGATCCAGTCTTTGGTCCAGCAGAGAGCTTTGGCAGGAAAGACGGCCAACAAGCTAATGGATGCGTTGAAAGACTCCGACCTCTTACACTGGAAACACAGCTTGTCTGAACTGATCGATATTAGCATCGCCCAGAAGACAGCcatttggaggctgtacggacgCAG cACAATGGCGCTTCAGCAGGCCCAGATGCTCTTGAGCATGAACAGCTTGGAGGCTGTGAACGTGGGCGTCCAGCAAAACAACACCGAGTCCTTTGCCGTAGTGCTGTGCCATTTGGCTGAGCTGCACGCGGAGCAG GGTTATTTCACCGCAGCTTCCGAGATCCTGAAGCACCTTAAAGAGAGATTTCCCACCAACAGTCAGCATGCTCAG CTGTGGATGCTGTTTGATCAGAAAATCCAGTTCGATCGAGCCATGAACGATGGCCGCTACCACGTCGCCGACTCGCTGGTGGCTGGGATCACCGCCCTGAACACCTGCGAGGGGGTTTACAG CGTCCTGCTCTCCATCGCCGAGCTGTATTGGCAGTCTCTGTGCCACACTATCGCTTTGCCCATCCTGCTGCAGGCCCTGGCCCTGGCGAGGGAATACCGCCTGCAGTACTTGGCTTCGGAAACCATCCTCAATTTGGCTTTTGCCCAG cTGATCCTGGGGATTCCCGAGCAAGCCCTCAGCATTCTGCACATGGCCATAGAGCCcattctggcccacggggccgtgCTGGACAAAGGAACTGCGATGTTTTTGGTGGCCAAGTGCCAGGTTGCTTCCGCGGCCTCTTATGACCCCGCCAAGAAGGCAGAAG CCCTGGAAGCAGCTATCCTAAACTTGAACGAAGCCAAAACCTATTTTGCAAAAGTGGATTGCAAAGAACAGCTGCGGGACGTCCTGTATCTGCAAGCCAGGCTCTTCCACAGCCTGGGTAAGACCCAAGAGAGAAACCAGTGCGCCATGCTCTTTCGGCAGCTTCACCTGGAATTCCCCGCCCGGGGGGTCCCCCTGATCAGTACCTTTAAATGA
- the ANAPC5 gene encoding anaphase-promoting complex subunit 5 isoform X1, which produces MASVHESLYFNPMMTNGVVHANVFGIKDWVTPYKMALLVLIRELGRSGPQLSLLERRRLNRLLLPLLQGPDMTLSRLIQAINECCPEIANSVQTRIKLMAEGELKDMEQFFDNLSDSFSGTEPEVHKTSVVGLFLRHMILAYNKLSFSQVYKLYTALQQYFQNDAKKGRGDESEMELTRGGEPDEEMEKEELDGPFREEEISCNGPLSQKQAEYFLSQQASLLKNDETKALSPASLQKELNNLLKFNPDFAEAHYLSYLNSLRVQDVFSSTHSLLHYFDRLILTGAESKSNGDDGYGRSLRYAALNLAALHCRFGHYHQAEMALQEAIRIAQESNDHVCLQHCLSWLHILEQKRSDSCILLEHSVKKAVYFGLPYLASLGIQSLVQQRALAGKTANKLMDALKDSDLLHWKHSLSELIDISIAQKTAIWRLYGRSTMALQQAQMLLSMNSLEAVNVGVQQNNTESFAVVLCHLAELHAEQGYFTAASEILKHLKERFPTNSQHAQLWMLFDQKIQFDRAMNDGRYHVADSLVAGITALNTCEGVYRKATLLKAQNQMSKAHKLLEKLLIYCHKTKNTEMVISVLLSIAELYWQSLCHTIALPILLQALALAREYRLQYLASETILNLAFAQLILGIPEQALSILHMAIEPILAHGAVLDKGTAMFLVAKCQVASAASYDPAKKAEALEAAILNLNEAKTYFAKVDCKEQLRDVLYLQARLFHSLGKTQERNQCAMLFRQLHLEFPARGVPLISTFK; this is translated from the exons GGTCCTGATATGACACTGTCTCGTTTGATCCAAGCTATTAATGAATGCTGCCCCGAAATAGCAAATTCTGTTCAAACAAG GATTAAGCTGATGGCAGAAGGTGAATTGAAAGATATGGAACAATTTTTCGATAATCTTTCAGACTCATTCAGTGGAACGGAACCAGAAGTTCACAAAACCAGTGTTGTAG GCTTGTTTCTGCGCCACATGATCCTGGCTTATAATAAGCTCTCATTCAGCCAAGTCTACAAGCTTTACACGGCTCTCCAGCAGTACTTCCAAAATGACGCGAAGAAAGGCAGGGGTGATGAGAGCGAAATGGAGCTGACACGTGGCGGAGAACCGGAtgaggaaatggagaaagaagaacTTGACGGACCATTCag GGAGGAAGAGATATCTTGCAATGGGCCCCTCTCACAAAAGCAAGCAGAATACTTCCTCTCCCAACAG GCGTCTCTGTTGAAAAATGATGAGACCAAAGCACTTTCTCCAGCATCTTTACAAAAGGAGTTGAACAACTTGTTAAAATTTAACCCGGATTTTGCTGAAGCG CATTACCTGAGCTACTTAAACAGCCTGCGAGTCCAAGACGTCTTCAGCTCGACACACAGCCTCCTTCACTACTTCGACCGCTTGATTCTCACCGGGGCAGAAAGCAAAAGCAACGGGGACGATGGTTATGGGCGAAGCCTCAGATACGCTGCTCTTAATTTGGCTGCGCTGCACTGCCGCTTCGGTCACTA CCACCAGGCTGAGATGGCCTTGCAGGAAGCCATCCGGATTGCCCAGGAATCTAACGATCACGTCTGCCTCCAGCATTGCTTG agtTGGCTGCACATCCTAGAACAGAAAAGATCGGATAGCTGCATACTTCTAGAGCATTCTGTGAAGAAAGCTGTATATTTTGGATTACCA TATTTAGCCTCTCTGGGGATCCAGTCTTTGGTCCAGCAGAGAGCTTTGGCAGGAAAGACGGCCAACAAGCTAATGGATGCGTTGAAAGACTCCGACCTCTTACACTGGAAACACAGCTTGTCTGAACTGATCGATATTAGCATCGCCCAGAAGACAGCcatttggaggctgtacggacgCAG cACAATGGCGCTTCAGCAGGCCCAGATGCTCTTGAGCATGAACAGCTTGGAGGCTGTGAACGTGGGCGTCCAGCAAAACAACACCGAGTCCTTTGCCGTAGTGCTGTGCCATTTGGCTGAGCTGCACGCGGAGCAG GGTTATTTCACCGCAGCTTCCGAGATCCTGAAGCACCTTAAAGAGAGATTTCCCACCAACAGTCAGCATGCTCAG CTGTGGATGCTGTTTGATCAGAAAATCCAGTTCGATCGAGCCATGAACGATGGCCGCTACCACGTCGCCGACTCGCTGGTGGCTGGGATCACCGCCCTGAACACCTGCGAGGGGGTTTACAG GAAAGCGACTTTGCTTAAAGCCCAGAATCAGATGTCCAAGGCCCACAAACTCCTAGAAAAACTCTTGATCTACTGCCATAAAACCAAAAACACCGAGATGGTCATCAG CGTCCTGCTCTCCATCGCCGAGCTGTATTGGCAGTCTCTGTGCCACACTATCGCTTTGCCCATCCTGCTGCAGGCCCTGGCCCTGGCGAGGGAATACCGCCTGCAGTACTTGGCTTCGGAAACCATCCTCAATTTGGCTTTTGCCCAG cTGATCCTGGGGATTCCCGAGCAAGCCCTCAGCATTCTGCACATGGCCATAGAGCCcattctggcccacggggccgtgCTGGACAAAGGAACTGCGATGTTTTTGGTGGCCAAGTGCCAGGTTGCTTCCGCGGCCTCTTATGACCCCGCCAAGAAGGCAGAAG CCCTGGAAGCAGCTATCCTAAACTTGAACGAAGCCAAAACCTATTTTGCAAAAGTGGATTGCAAAGAACAGCTGCGGGACGTCCTGTATCTGCAAGCCAGGCTCTTCCACAGCCTGGGTAAGACCCAAGAGAGAAACCAGTGCGCCATGCTCTTTCGGCAGCTTCACCTGGAATTCCCCGCCCGGGGGGTCCCCCTGATCAGTACCTTTAAATGA